ttttaaatccataaatgggttttaatgttaaaacatttttgtttctcttctgcAGACGCCGATGAAGAAAACGAAGGCGCTCATCGGAGACGCGGGAGCGACGTTTGTCAACGCCGTGAGTACATTTACACAGACCGAGTAGAAGAGTACTCGGTACAATCACACGTACCTGAATCTATACATCTCGTGCCTCTTTGTGCATTTACTCCACTACGTTTAAGGTAATAGtggaacagggggggggggggaacagggggggggggggcatttaactGTCAATCttgtccaggttcacacagtgggGTTGGGGTTACGCCGCCGACTCTTGCGCTAACTGTGCGCCACCGTGACCCCTGCAGAAGATGGAGTTCTATATTTCAGCTGTTGGAACTGAATGGGCgactgttcccccccccccccccccccccccgtgaagtTTACAGTCACGCCGCTGTGCTGCCCCAGCAGAAGCAGCATTCTGACCGGCCGGTACCCCCACAACCACGGGGTGAGAAACAACAGCCTGTCGGGAAACTGCTCCAGCTCGGCGTGGCAGGAAGGCCCCGAGGCGGGGGCCTTCCCCGTCTTCCTCAGCAAGCAGAAATACCAGACGTTCTTCGCTGGGAAGTATCTGAACCAGGTTTGGTCCTGCAAATTTTCACGtaggggtcaggggtcaaggTGGCTCTTTGTGTTTCCTGAACCCAGATCTCCTTCATTATGCACAGTACTGtaccggtactgtattttaaatgttgcaGTACCGGGTACGTGTTGTAATATATGTTTTACGTTATTATTTTGAaacagttctttttttcttaggctataaaaatgcttattttaccCATAAAATTAcggattttttaaaaacatatatatatatatgttgttgttttttcctgccATCAGTACGGACAGAAAGCGGTCGGAGGTGTCGGCCATGTTCCACCTGGCTGGGATCAATGGCACGCCCTggtgagtctctctctctctcacactcacacacacacacacacacacacaaataaaatccgCGCATGTTGTCACGGCGTTTGCTGTGTCTTAACCATCGCAGGTTGGGAACTCGCAGTACTACAACTACACGCTCTCAGTCAACGGCAAAGAAGAGAAGCACGGCGAGCGCTATGAGGACGACTACCTCACGGACCTGATGGTGCGTATCGGCTCGGCGGCGCCGGCGTCCCGTGCGTTATGGGACGGAGACACTCTGAACCTGGATCAGCTGCTACGAGCTCGTAGAAATGTAGTAAACCGCGTGAAACGTTAATCATCGACCAGCTTGTGGGGCGGGAACGTCAGAAGCCGCTTTGCTTTGTGTCTCCgtgagaatgagctgcttggcggaggtctgcgctctctgataTGAAATCTGCCAATGATTCCGTCTCGGCCCGTCCCTGCTTCCAGACGAACCGCTCTCTGAACTTCCTGGACAACAGAAGTCCTCAGCATCCGTTCTTCCTGATGCTGTGCCCTCCAGCCCCTCACGCCCCCTGGACGGCGGCCCCCCAGTACCAGAAAGAATTCCTCGACGTCAAAGCGCCTCGAGACGGAAGCTTCGACAAACCGGGGAAGGTTCGTCCGCGTGCTTGTCGAACAGGAACGCGTCTTggaagcgttttttttttttttgtcccagcGACTCTCTGCTTGTGCTTCAGGACAAACACTGGCTGCTGCGTCAGCCCCCCAGCCCCATGTCGAACGGCTCCGTCGACTTCCTGGATGACGTCTTCAGGAAGAGGTACGACCGCCGCCGAGCATCTCGGAAACGCTTCGTTAACATGACGGGCGACTCACatgaccccacccccccccccccctcccccccccaggtggcAGACCCTGCTGTCGGTGGACGACCATGGTGGAGATGCTGGTGAAGAAGCTCGACAGTTTAAAGGAGCTGGACGAGACCTACGTCTTCTACACCTCGGATAACGGCTACCACACAGGTGtgtgacgccgccgccgccggcctggaggtcacatgacctgctGTTCGCTGCCTCTCAGGCGCCGCCGTGTCCGTCCACAGGCCAGTTCTCTCTGCCCATCGACAAGAGGCAGCTGTACGAATTCGACATCCGGATCCCGCTCCTGGTCCGCGGTCCCGGGATCAAGCCGGGCCAGACGCTGCCGGTCGGTGACGCAGACTcgcctttgttttttgttttttttttgctgtttctgacattttattaaTCATTTGTGCGTTTATTGGCTCCTCAGGCTCCAGTGTTGAATATCGACCTGGCCCCCACCTTACTGGACATTTCCGGCTTCAACCTGTCCTCTCTCAACGTGGACGGACAGTCGTTCCTGTCCCAGATGGTCAGACGTGGCTCTCGTGTTTTtctgaccccccacccccccaccgtCTTTAAAGCTAACTTCACTTTTTCTGACCACCAGGCGCCTTCACTGCGCAACGGGACCGCGCGTCCCTTTTTCCTTATCGAGTACACCGGAGAGGGAAGTCCAACAAGCGATCCGACTTGTCCCAAACTCGGCCCCGGAGTGTCCGTGAGTATCTGCCAGaaggaaaacaacaataaactCGACCATAAGACATATGACATGTCGGGTCCTCCAGAGCCTGTTGTCGTGGAAACGAATATCCGAAATACAATAAAAAGTTTTGGTCCCGTCCGCCCGTAGCCCAAACCTTTTACAGGACGCTTCTAGCGTTGAAACCGGCGCCGGTCGTTGTTTGTTTCCGTGCCGACCGAATGATTGGATGTTCCCCAGCACTGCTTCCCGGACTGCGTGTGCGAGGACTCCTACAACAACACCTACGCCTGCGTCAGGACCGTCGACGGCGGCCAGAATCTGCAGTACTGCGAGTTCGCAGACAGCGAGGTACGGTGCTTCACAtgcacggtgggggggggggggggcggggggggcggctgtGACGCTCAGcgactcctcttcttcgtctgcCCAGTCCTTTGTAGAATTGTACAACATGACGGCGGACCCTCACCAGCTGGAGAACATCGTGAAGAAGGTGGACCCGTCCGTCCTCCAGGCAATGAACCAGCGGCTCATAAAGCTCCAGTCCTGCGAGGGCGACAGTTGTCGTCACGGCGACTGAAAAAAGACGGGCCGATTTCACTTTGCAGTGGAATGTGGGATCGGTTTACCGCAGGTATGATAACCGAAGAGGGCCATTGTATTTCCCCGCTGTGACATTTTGCCATCTCTCCGGTTTGAATGACGCAATAAATGACTGCTTGAGTTGCGGGGTTCTGATTCGGGCCCGTCTCCCATCGGACCCTTGAGCCTGACAGAACCAGCTCCTCTGTTGCCTTGcaaaacaaactttttttcCTGCAGTGCTGCTGCATTAAAGTCGATTCAGTGCTGCGAGTTGACCTTTAGTTCGTACTGGAAACCTATTCGTGTGCAGAGACTGCTGCCGTTGTATTTCTGCACAGCATAATTTCACATCATCAGCATCGTCAGGCAATTTGTAGCTTTtgattagtttttttctttttatcatcCCAGTGTTCTACCAAAAATAATTGACGACGCTCCACTAGAAAGTGAACTCTGACGTTTTTACTAACAACGtctaaaatgtcttctgtgaAAGGGACAGACTTCTCGAGCTGCTTTGCAACTTCGTCTCCTTCACATTTCAGTTTTGTCTGTCGTTTTCTCACATGAAAAAATTGCACTATAAACGTAATTTTTGTTTTTCGTGCAGGTTTAAAATATCTcctggacctttttttttgtacagaaacAATCTTTCCAGTATTTTTGATGCTAAGTAGCTTTAGCATTAAAAACCTGCCAGTGTTTGACAGGCCAACGTCTCGGTTCAAAGGCAAGAACATCCACCTGTCAGATCCTTTCAGAGATAAGAGCACTTTTTAAAATAACCTGGGTGTTAAATGGAATCTTTTGTGTGGAACTACCTAAGTGGAAGATGAAGTGATTGTCATGTTGATCACGAGGAATTCATCAAGGGAACTTTCTCAGGCCCAACAGTCAAAGTCAAGGCTTTGAAACTGAATGTTGTTgccctgatttaaaaaagaattctTGCCATGTGGAACTTTGTAAGACGTGTTGCTTAAATAAAAGATAATCATATGAGTTTATCGCGTTGAGGGGATTTTAAAAAGCAACTGCTCACTCTTTTCCCCTGAAGCTGGTTGGTTGAATGCAGGACAGGTTTTTGTGACGGTCGGTCATGCTTGACTGATACTAAACGACACCAAGATTGAACCGTCGCTCCGGCAACGCGACCGTCTTTGTGCTGCGTTTGACGAATGTGCCTCAGAGCCAGCGATGTGTATCCAGATGAATGACGAACCTCTCTGCCATTCATCCTTCTGCagaatgacattaaaaaaaaagaatttgggcGATGCAAGGGTTTCGgttaaacatttatttcctttaatTCTGTGAATTTGCTTCATAAAATTCCGTTCCGTCAGAGGTACTTGTAGATCACTTTGTCCTGCAGGGTCTGAATCTCTAACTTGACAGGACATTTGTAGAAGTGTGACAGTATTAACTCTGTGTAGCCAATTAAGAAGTAAAACTTTTTTGCTGGTAATCTTTGGAGCATAATGGCGCACACGATGATCACGTTGCCACGCCGCTTGATGACGATGTCGTTGGCCAGGCAGCCGTGGAAGGTCCCGGACATGAAGCGCCTCACGAACACGTCCTCTACTGTACGTTCAGACGCTCCCTCTTCTCCTTTGAGGTTACCTGGCAgaaagcagagagggagagtCGGTCCTCAAGTGATGCTGCACCTCGTCTATAGGGAGAAAGAACTGATGAAGTTAATGAAATGATTTCCGGATCAAATGAATTCTGAGAGGAATCGATTAGTGATTTCAGCCAAGATAATTATCCACGTTTTGATCATGTCCAACAAGAATGGAGATTAGACAGCAGACATTAAACCactgcagtcttttttttttacccacaaTCCAAGAAATTCTATAAAATATTTGAGATTAGGATTTATTCAAGGTGTTGAACTCACTAGTATTCTGTGACAGCCATCCTTTCCTGTGGCCAATCTCATGGGGTGGATGTGCTTGCTCATAGGTCACAGGTTTTTCACCTTTTCCCCCTCGGATACGACCTGCGGAAGActgggaaacaaacaaacatcagtaataacattatttttttgttttgattccTGTTTAATTTGACGCAAGCTCAGATATGCAAGTAAttttgtgcaaaacaaaaagagactGACATTTCTGGAGATGCATTCCTAACTCAGATGAATTCAGATTCATTTGCTGTTTGGCAGTGGGACTAATCCCATCTCAGGGGATAAAGAGAATCGAGCCACGATGATGTCAGAGGAAAACATTTACCTTGCaacacactgcagtgacatggaGGCTTCTGCTTCCAGAGGAGCTGCACAATGAGCCAGACCGGATAATGGAACTCTGCAGGGAAAACAGGAGAACCATTTCAGTAGATTCATACAGTGGAAAAGGAAACATTAAGAATTGTACGTGCCTTCATTATTAATCAACGAAAGGCACTGAAGAAGTGTCAAACATTCAGATGTGATACTAAAGCTGCGCTGGCTAACGCCTATCAATAATCACGTCTCAAAAAGATACAAACCAATTATAAAGGGCGCGTTTACATAGCCAACATGACTTCAGAGAAATGTATTAAACGTTTAAACACGATTTTACTCACCAGTAGCCTCGCGTAGCTGCCCAAGGACGCCGCCATGTTTTTAAGATTTGACGGAAGGAGCGGATGGAACGACCGGAACTCGTTTGTTTTGTATATCAGCTATATTTTGGTTTAAACAtattgtttgaaatgaaaagacCGTAATAACTACAACTCGCATCAAAAAGgcgaattttttttttaaactatccATAGAAAGGAACCTTTCTTGTAGCCTGGAACGTTTTATTTGTCCGACACCTGTTTCACCCGAATGATTTGTTGGCCTGGACCGACCGGATACAGAAACATTAAACGTCGTAAATACGGGTAATCGTTCGAGAAATTGAGAACAAGTTATTTTTTACCGCCGTGACAACACACAGGCGGTAAAACGTGGTGTATTAATGTTTATATATGACTTTATTTATGATCGATTTATTAAAAAATCTACGCATTTGTTCGAGCTCTGCACTTAGTTTGAATTAAGACCGGAAGTGTTGTTTCTGTGAAAGGAGCGTCGCAGGCTTTGCGCTACATAACACAGCGACTCCCCCACTTGTGTTTAggtctgtgtttgtttaccaAGCTCGCTTGTTTGGCGTCTTAAACCGTCGTTTCGGACAGTTTAAAGGTTAAATTAGGACGGAAGCTCCCGATGGCGTCGCCGCTGGTGATGACAGATATGTACGACAACGCTCTGCTGGGAATCCTGCAGCACGTTGGAAACATCCAGGACTTTCTACAGGTCTATTTTGGGTTTTTGTACCGTAAGACGGACTTCTATCGCCTGCTATCAAGTCCCAACGACAAGATGGGGTTCCCTGCCGGTGTGGCAGAGAAGATGGCGCACAAGGTAAAGCAAGTATTTCTctataataaatcaataaactCACTTTGTCACAAATATCTCTGAAATCCAAAATTTTTAACCGAAGGCTCAAAAATGACCACAAACCGTGTTTAACAGCACAGAATGCAAAAAATGTTCTCTATGTGAAACAACCCTGAAGTCTTCTTAAGTCATCCTGATCACAACACAATAATATTCCTGCTTAAGTTAGTCAGGAATGGGAGTGTAGCTAAAACCTGTAAAGCTACGACTGTATTTTAGAGTTTTTCATTAAAAACTACCAATTAACAGAAACCCTTAGTTTCAAGTCACCAGGCGGCCTTTCTCTCAAAAACAATATGCGTGGAGTTCCTGCTTCCATCAGTTCTAATCTTTTCATTCGTCCTCAGACGTTTAAGGCGTTTGAGAAGTTGGCCCATCAGGACAGAGCGAAGCGCCTGAGTGAGCTGCAGAAGAGCGAGGAGGGTCGGCTTGTTCCCCCGGCGGCTCAGGAGCTGGAGGTCGTCGCTGAGGAGGCCGGAGAGCCGAGCGCAGAGGCGGCGCAGACGGGCAGCCCCTCCGCCGAAGTCGAGGAAGTTTTGGCCGAGGCGCCGTCCAGCCCTCGGCCCGACAGCGGCTGCAGAAATGATCCGGTTTCTGTCCCGGTGCCGCCGGAGGAGCAGGCGGCCGCAGCCGGCGGGACGTCGGGGGAAGGGTAGGAACAGCCACGATCATTTTTATCGATATGAATCACAATCTTTTGTTGTTACTGCGAATCTAAAATGCTGTTTTCACATTAGCGGAAGGTTTCTATGGTGTAAAGTTCTCAGACCAGATCTGTACTTACCGGTTTCTAcgctacgggggggggggttacctcgTCAGGAAAtgactgtgtgtttgcatttaagGGGTCAGGAGGCGTTTCAGTCCGACCCCGACAGTTACAACGGGGCGCAGAGAGAAAACTACAGCTGGTCTCAGGACTACACTGACCTGGAGGTCCGGGTGTTGGTGCCCAAGACCATCATCAAGGGCCGGCAGGTGACCCTCCCCCGCCTGATGTCTTGTTATGCTACAATCTCACTCCGTCTCTCACCTTTTGCTCCTCAGGTCAGCGTTCAGCTGCAGCCCAACAGCATTCAAGTTCGTGTGAGCGGCGCAGCGGCAGAGGAAACGCTGATGGAGGGAGAACTCACTCACAGGATCAACACGGAGACCTCCCTGTGGAGTCTGGAGCCGGGAAGCTGCGTGGTCGTGAgttcacgcgcacacacacacacacacgtacggaGGGACCGCGGCGCTCTGCGAAACGCACCGGAGCACCAAAGACGTGCTCTCACAGAACGTCTCTGGCTTCCAGCTGTCGCTCAGTAAAACCTCCGAGGTCTGGTGGAACGCGGTGCTGAAAGGCGAGAAGGAGATCGACCTCGGCAAGATCAACCGCGAGCGCTCCATGGCGACGGTTGACGAAGACGAGCACTCGGTTCTGGACCGGCTCGCCTTCGACTACCACCAGAAGCTGCAGGGCAAACCGCAGAGTCACGAGATGGTGAGGAGCCGCCGTTCAGACGCAGAGTCGCCGATTTAGacccaaaataataataataatgcaacgACGTGTAGCGTTCCTTTGATCGGTGGTACGTGTGTGTCTTCTCTCGCCACTAGATGTCGCCGTGGTCTCTCTTGGAATTGTCAACCGCGCGTTTCTCCTCTCTTGTCTCCACAGAAGGTTCACGAGATGCTGAAGAAGGGCTGGGACTCCGAAGGGTCGCCCTTCAGAGGTCAGCAGTTCGACCCCTCCATGTTTGACATCCCGCCCGGAGCTGTGCAGTTCTGAGACGCAGACGACCCTCGTTTTACGATTATCCGGTGACCGCATGCGGCGAGGTCAGCGGGTGAAAAAGGCCCATCGCTGGAGCTGCGGGTTGGCCTCTGACGGGCAGGCGATGGCGAAGACGAAGACGTGTCCGTGTTTCGACAGTTTGAATCtcataaatacttttttttgttttgctctttatTTAATGAGTCTCGCGTGCCTGAATGCTCGTCTGCCAGACTGAACGatgctgatattatattcttatTCTTGTGCTAATTCTCCAAAATGTTCACAGTAGCCAGGTTTTCTTCCAAATGTAGCACAAACCAGAAAatgtgcacacaaaaaaagagcgagcgattttatgtttgttttttttatccactcCTTTTGTGGGATTGTCGGGAGTGGTTTTGTCAAGAtaaccttttaaataaaatgattgtgAGACGCGGCCGTCTTTGACTCCAGTTATTTTAAAACTCCCATGACATGATGGAAATTAATATTTTGAATCAAATGCTTCAAATcatgtgtagtttttttttttttttattgcatttattcagAATTGCAGCAACTGAAcattgacataaaaaaaactttttttcaACTTGCTAGATCTGGCATTTCTGGTCTCATCTGTTTCCAATCCCATCAAGATGTTTTCATTCTAAATCTAGGAGGTAAACTTGTAATGTAAATTCTTCCGTTGGTGAATTTAAGCCCATTTCATAGTCTTCACCAACAGATTTTACTCAGTTATCATTGTGTGACATAATTAAATACAAAGTAGAGTGTCTAATATAAAGTGATCATGTTGATCAGGTTTTAATACTATAATACTAATGTGTCAAATatcacaaaaaatatttgacatgtttaaaaacattcacACCCCATCTCATCATATTAGCCTCATGTAAACAAAAAGGCAGCGGCAGTAATAATCCCAAATCAGAATAACAgccatagatagatagatagagaggtggatagattgatagattatatatatatattgatagagatagatagatagatagacagacagacgtcaGGCTGCATAAGTTGAAGTGATTCATTATGCAGGCTTCTCCTCATTATATGAATTACAATAATGTATAATGAGATGCTGCAGTCTTCAATCAGCACTGGTGATTGAactatttctttcttcttctgtggacTACGTCATGCTTGTGCTCACATGACATGTGGTGCATTTTAATGagtccgtcctcctcttcctcctcctcctcctcctcctcccactggcGGAACGGGGATCCGTCCGTCCGAGCCGGGACCGTGCGGGTGTGTGCTCGGTTTTGCGTGTGGCTGCGTCCGGAGGTCTGCGGTGGGCGGAGACTGACTGAGAACGGAGGTCCTCCCATCCTGCAGCGACTCGACCGAGCATTTGGGACTCCCGCACCCGTCCGAGGAGGAGGCACCATGGCA
The nucleotide sequence above comes from Brachionichthys hirsutus isolate HB-005 chromosome 19, CSIRO-AGI_Bhir_v1, whole genome shotgun sequence. Encoded proteins:
- the gnsb gene encoding LOW QUALITY PROTEIN: glucosamine (N-acetyl)-6-sulfatase (Sanfilippo disease IIID), b (The sequence of the model RefSeq protein was modified relative to this genomic sequence to represent the inferred CDS: deleted 1 base in 1 codon), whose protein sequence is MTGLGIRSGATGTRRGGPPAALTLLALLTCCARCAQPEPSAKPSNILLIVVDDQDLVLGGMTPMKKTKALIGDAGATFVNAFTVTPLCCPSRSSILTGRYPHNHGVRNNSLSGNCSSSAWQEGPEAGAFPVFLSKQKYQTFFAGKYLNQYGQKAVGGVGHVPPGWDQWHALVGNSQYYNYTLSVNGKEEKHGERYEDDYLTDLMTNRSLNFLDNRSPQHPFFLMLCPPAPHAPWTAAPQYQKEFLDVKAPRDGSFDKPGKDKHWLLRQPPSPMSNGSVDFLDDVFRKRWQTLLSVDDMVEMLVKKLDSLKELDETYVFYTSDNGYHTGQFSLPIDKRQLYEFDIRIPLLVRGPGIKPGQTLPAPVLNIDLAPTLLDISGFNLSSLNVDGQSFLSQMAPSLRNGTARPFFLIEYTGEGSPTSDPTCPKLGPGVSHCFPDCVCEDSYNNTYACVRTVDGGQNLQYCEFADSESFVELYNMTADPHQLENIVKKVDPSVLQAMNQRLIKLQSCEGDSCRHGD
- the mrps24 gene encoding small ribosomal subunit protein uS3m, whose product is MAASLGSYARLLSSIIRSGSLCSSSGSRSLHVTAVCCKSSAGRIRGGKGEKPVTYEQAHPPHEIGHRKGWLSQNTSNLKGEEGASERTVEDVFVRRFMSGTFHGCLANDIVIKRRGNVIIVCAIMLQRLPAKKFYFLIGYTELILSHFYKCPVKLEIQTLQDKVIYKYL
- the nudcd3 gene encoding nudC domain-containing protein 3, which encodes MASPLVMTDMYDNALLGILQHVGNIQDFLQVYFGFLYRKTDFYRLLSSPNDKMGFPAGVAEKMAHKTFKAFEKLAHQDRAKRLSELQKSEEGRLVPPAAQELEVVAEEAGEPSAEAAQTGSPSAEVEEVLAEAPSSPRPDSGCRNDPVSVPVPPEEQAAAAGGTSGEGGQEAFQSDPDSYNGAQRENYSWSQDYTDLEVRVLVPKTIIKGRQVSVQLQPNSIQVRVSGAAAEETLMEGELTHRINTETSLWSLEPGSCVVLSLSKTSEVWWNAVLKGEKEIDLGKINRERSMATVDEDEHSVLDRLAFDYHQKLQGKPQSHEMKVHEMLKKGWDSEGSPFRGQQFDPSMFDIPPGAVQF